In the Streptomyces spororaveus genome, ACGGCGGCTCCGTTCTCGGCGTCGGTACGCCGCACGCTCGCCCACCAGTTGCAGCGCGACCGGCTCCAGGACGAGCGTCCCCCCGGCGAACACTGAACCGCCGCGGTCCGGCAACCGGTTCCGGCGGCCTCGTCCCGGCGGCCTCGTCCCGGCGGTCTCGTACCGGCGCGCTCGCGTCGCGTTTGCGAGCCGCTACGGACAGCAGGAGACTGGAAATACCAGCGTGGCCCTCGCCGGACACGCGGCTGAGCGGCTCCGGCGCTTCATTCGCTGCTGCCACGCTCGTCATCGGCCGAATTGAACTTCGAGAACCTGTCCGCGCCTTGGCGGTCGGATTCCATGTCGGCGGCTTTTGCGTGGCCGGGGACCCGTCGGGCGTCCCGGCAACTCCGGTCCCTGAATTGTCGACCTCGAAGTCCAATGACGTCAAATTGAATGCGCAACCGTCGGTCCTCTCACTCAGGAGGTGCCCCATGAGCAGGACCCACCCGATCAACTGCATCATCCCCCCGTACATCCTCGACAAGCTCCTTGAGAGCGAGGACGGTGACGTACGCAAGGCCGCCCTGGACACCCTGCTGACCACGGCTCGCCTGCGCGGTGAGCGATCGGTCCGAGCAGCCTTCTCCGGCGCGGCCGCGCCCGGGAACGGGCGGCGCACCATCTTCGACTGCAGGCAGTCGGAATTCCTCCCCAGTGCCGAGCTGGCCAGGCCGGAGGACGGGCCGGCGTCGGAGGACGCGTCCGTCAACCGGGCGTTCGACGCGCTCGGCCTGACACGCGATTTCTTCAAGGAAGCGTTCCAGCGCAATTCCGTCGACGATCGGGGGATGCGCCTGGACGGATACGTCCACTACAGCATCAAGTACGCCAATGCGTTCTGGGACGGACGACAGATGGTCTTCGGGGACGGAGACGGTCAGGACTTCACCGACCTCACCAAGTCCCTCGACGTGATCGCGCACGAGTTGGGGCACGGAGTCACCGAATTCACTTCGGGCTTCGAATACCACAAGCAGGCCGGGGCCCTGAACGAGTCGATGTCGGACGTCTTCGGGTCGCTGGTCAAGCAGTGGTCGCTGAAGGAGACGGCCGATGAGGCGGACTGGCTGATCGGGGCCGACGTATGGACCCCGCTCATCGGTGGTGACGCCCTGCGGTCGATGAAGGACCCGGGAAGCGCCTACGACAATCCGTTGACCGGAAAGGACCCCCAGCCCGACCGCATGAGCGAGTTCGTACACCTGCCCGACACCAGGCGGGGCGACTGGGGCGGGGTGCACTACAACTCCGGTATCCCGAACAAGGCGTTCTACCTGGTGGCCAAGCACATCGGCGGATTCTCATGGGAGGCCGCCGGAAGCATCTGGTACGAATCGCTGAAGGCGTCCGGCGCCGAGGACACGTTCCAGGATTTCGCCGACACCACCTTCCGGAAGGCCGGGGAACTGTTCGGGGCCGACAGCCCCGAGCAGTCGATCGTGCTGGCCGCGTGGCAGGAGGTGGAAGTCCAGATCACCGGTGTGCCGACCGGGATCGCCCGGGCCCGCAGCTTCGCCGTCGACGGGAACGGCGGCGTGGGCCGGGAGGACGGTGGCATGGAAGCCCTGAGCAGGCAGATCGGGCAACTGAGCAACAAGGTGACGGTACTGGCCAAGGATCTGGCCGGGATGAAGGGCACCAGGTGACCCCAGGTTGCCCGCGATGAAGGTGACCCTGGAAACCTACGGCGGGCTGGCGGCGGTGGGCGACCTCCGCCGCCGGCCCCGGGTGCTGGACACGGACACCCTGCCCGAGGACACGGCGGCGGAGCTGGTCCGGCTGGTCACGGCGGCCGTCGCGACGCCCGATACGGACCGGGCCGAACCCGCCCGGGACGCGATGAGCTACACCGTCACGGTGCAGGACGACGGTCGGGTGACGGTTCTGGAGCAGTCGGACGCCGCCATGACCCCCGCGTTCGCGGCGCTGCTCGCCCTGCTCAGGAAACACCTCGCGCAGCAGTGACGCGGGCGTCCGGCGCGGTTGATCCGCGCGGCACCGTTGCCCGACCGGGGTCGTGATCGTTTGCGGGCTGAGAGGACATGCCGGGCAGTCATCGGCGGACGGGGCGAGTGGTCGGG is a window encoding:
- a CDS encoding M4 family metallopeptidase, coding for MSRTHPINCIIPPYILDKLLESEDGDVRKAALDTLLTTARLRGERSVRAAFSGAAAPGNGRRTIFDCRQSEFLPSAELARPEDGPASEDASVNRAFDALGLTRDFFKEAFQRNSVDDRGMRLDGYVHYSIKYANAFWDGRQMVFGDGDGQDFTDLTKSLDVIAHELGHGVTEFTSGFEYHKQAGALNESMSDVFGSLVKQWSLKETADEADWLIGADVWTPLIGGDALRSMKDPGSAYDNPLTGKDPQPDRMSEFVHLPDTRRGDWGGVHYNSGIPNKAFYLVAKHIGGFSWEAAGSIWYESLKASGAEDTFQDFADTTFRKAGELFGADSPEQSIVLAAWQEVEVQITGVPTGIARARSFAVDGNGGVGREDGGMEALSRQIGQLSNKVTVLAKDLAGMKGTR
- a CDS encoding protealysin inhibitor emfourin, whose product is MKVTLETYGGLAAVGDLRRRPRVLDTDTLPEDTAAELVRLVTAAVATPDTDRAEPARDAMSYTVTVQDDGRVTVLEQSDAAMTPAFAALLALLRKHLAQQ